Proteins from one Sabethes cyaneus chromosome 2, idSabCyanKW18_F2, whole genome shotgun sequence genomic window:
- the LOC128733701 gene encoding mitochondrial genome maintenance exonuclease 1-like, whose product MLRSHQLRYLTTAVKKKTATKSPVKSRVRTIKNLNYENKTLYGAVTKDLTVTNNNSTETSNSAMLSSEMYWLLQKKNVPSKAISLTSTNNNCTQNTVPSKLIPFKDTELKSLPTFPLVPSTTGILESHWTRHQQFENEQYKSPSVNKILTATMPESARQALLKWKASKIALLGEDGFAELQKATFERGINFHSCLESWLSMETPDENKLRKVDKLWTSIDPLLDKIHRPANIIERKVYHPFLHYNGVVDCVSCIDNQLHIIEWKTSEKQKKNLSGTFDAPLQLCAYLGALKAGSAELSELDVTKGAVLVAYTDGKPAHIHSINQTKLKQYWSAWLQRLQEYWIRYRDDNLPEPI is encoded by the exons ATGCTAAGATCACACCAGTTGCGTTATCTGACGACTGCCGTCAAGAAAAAGACCGCAACAAAAAGTCCAGTAAAGAGCCGAGTCCGTACCATAAAAAATCTTAattatgaaaacaaaacattgtACGGAGCTGTGACCAAAGACCTAACAGTTACAAACAATAATTCAACTGAAACAAGCAACAGCGCAATGTTGTCATCGGAAATGTATTGGCTGCTGCAAAAGAAAAATGTGCCATCAAAAGCCATTAGTTTAACGTCTACAAACAATAATTGCACACAGAATACTGTTCCAAGTAAGCTAATCCCTTTCAAAGACACTGAACTGAAGTCTCTTCCTACCTTTCCACTGGTACCTTCGACTACTGGCATTCTGGAAAGTCATTGGACTCGGCACCAGCAGTTCGAAAATGAACAGTACAAATCTCCCTCGGTGAATAAAATTCTAACTGCCACAATGCCCGAATCAGCTCGACAGGCTCTGTTGAAATGGAAGGCTTCCAAAATTGCCCTTCTGGGTGAGGATGGTTTTGCCGAACTACAAAAAGCCACCTTTGAACGGGGCATTAATTTTCATTCCTGTTTGGAAAGCTGGCTCAGCATGGAAACTCCGGATGAGAACAAGCTGCGTAAGGTGGATAAACTGTGGACCAGCATTGATCCACTGTTGGATAAAATCCATCGGCCTGCCAACATTATTGAGCGAAAGGTTTATCATCCGTTTCTGCACTACAATGGTGTGGTGGATTGTGTATCATGCATTGA CAATCAACTACACATCATCGAATGGAAAACTTCAGAAAAGCAAAAGAAGAACTTATCAGGCACCTTCGATGCACCTTTGCAACTGTGTGCCTACTTGGGAGCTTTAAAGGCCGGCTCAGCGGAACTCTCCGAGCTGGACGTCACAAAGGGAGCTGTACTTGTTGCGTACACCGATGGAAAGCCTGCGCACATTCACTCAATCAATCAAACCAAACTCAAACAGTACTGGTCCGCGTGGTTGCAACGGTTGCAGGAATATTGGATACGATATCGAGACGATAATCTGCCAGAGCCTATTTGA
- the LOC128733695 gene encoding uncharacterized protein LOC128733695, whose product MWLSAIIMLFQLFDFGYSESKYNVSYADLDKCKQYNAVSGYNYHTFFKLEELENHSLDNETVINLRLFVITSKDAHILLSDIESATADAQVYEIVIGAGANTFSEIRKQRKKNPLKTKSTKGILSAIDPLPLRIRITKDGLIEVIIEGQDLPLMSASDKSLINVRYLSFSSWGSSQAKWFYDCPINDDEPETHLEEFEPIRFMTPMAKLLHELQMNVSFDPPRWYTPIELKKMVFTRIAYDSWKNSLETRSFIQLSWRDNRTTWLPEEHGNITKVIGFQYLMWTPTIVVKDEAESVTLELLGIDHMSFSYDGHFQFVSREISTETFCSVGESLDWPYETNVCDVVLSTDLPLSPLKVTSDAVSFHPNIIQSDWNVESITKHENTNKNELFLLNDGSFRQETILRLHMKRNNEFYNTVLYAPYFMSNVMILVSFWLEGMLRIWSNGIGILILLVSFLQMSGYVPQTSNPTIFNYFRCTLVFSWLCVVLFVLDTWLRTYGPKMAPDSWLARLISYPHLRSVLRLDGASTYGSLHQRNLEWRDFAKLLDRVVFLAMSGVFIASCFKKI is encoded by the exons ATGTGGTTGAGTGCAATAATTATGCTGTTTCAGCTGTTTGATTTTGGGTACTCCGAAAGCAAATATAATGTCAGCTACGCAG ATTTGGACAAGTGCAAACAATACAACGCAGTTAGCGGATATAATTACCACACCTTTTTCAAGCTGGAGGAACTGGAAAACCATAGCTTAGATAACGAAACCGTCATCAATCTGCGTTTGTTCGTGATAACATCGAAGGATGCTCACATCCtgctatcggatattgaatcTGCAACTGCAGATGCTCAGGTTTACGAAATCG TTATCGGAGCCGGCGCAAACACTTTCAGCGAGATAAGAAAGCAACGCAAGAAGAATCCACTGAAAACGAAATCAACGAAAGGCATCTTGTCGGCGATCGATCCACTACCGTTGCGAATCCGTATCACCAAGGACGGACTGATCGAAGTCATAATCGAAGGTCAAGATCTTCCGTTGATGTCAGCCAGCGATAAAAGTCTCATAAACGTGCGCTACCTGAGCTTCAGTTCCTGGGGATCCTCACAGGCTAAGTGGTTCTACGATTGTCCGATCAACGACGACGAGCCAG AAACACACCTGGAAGAATTCGAACCGATCCGGTTCATGACACCGATGGCGAAGCTGCTGCACGAGTTGCAGATGAACGTATCGTTTGATCCGCCCAGATGGTACACGCCTATTGAGTTGAAAAAGATGGTTTTCACTCGAATTGCGTACGATTCGTGGAAGAACTCGCTGGAAACGCGATCATTTATTCAACTGTCTTGGAGGGATAATCGAACCACTTGGCTACCGGAGGAGCACGGCAATATAACGAAAGTTATTGGATTTCAATATCTGATGTGGACACCGACGATCGTTGTCAAAGA CGAAGCGGAATCGGTTACGTTGGAGCTGCTCGGAATCGATCACATGTCTTTCTCGTACGACGGTCACTTCCAGTTCGTTTCGCGGGAGATTTCAACGGAAACGTTCTGCTCGGTTGGCGAATCGCTTGACTGGCCGTACGAAACCAATGTGTGCGACGTGGTACTCAGCACCGACCTGCCTCTATCGCCGCTGAAGGTGACATCGGATGCCGTG AGCTTTCATCCTAACATCATCCAATCGGACTGGAACGTGGAAAGCATCACCAAGCATGAGAATACGAACAAAAATGAGCTGTTTTTACTAAACGATGGTAGCTTTAGACAGGAAACCATCCTGAGATTGCATATGAAGCGAAATAATGAATTCTACAATACGGTGCTGTACGCTCCGTATTTCA TGTCGAATGTTATGATTTTAGTATCATTTTGGTTGGAGGGAATGTTGCGGATCTGGTCCAATGGAATCGGAATCCTCATATTATTGGTTTCGTTTCTTCAGATGTCCGGTTACGTTCCACAAACTTCAAATCCGACGATCT TCAACTATTTCCGCTGCACTCTGGTCTTTTCCTGGCTGTGCGTGGTCCTGTTCGTGCTGGACACGTGGCTTCGAACGTACGGACCGAAGATGGCTCCCGATTCCTGGCTGGCTCGGCTCATCAGTTATCCCCACCTAAGATCGGTGCTGCGCTTGGATGGTGCTTCA ACTTACGGTAGTTTACATCAGCGCAATCTCGAGTGGCGTGACTTTGCGAAACTACTGGATCGAGTTGTGTTTTTGGCAATGAGTGGTGTTTTTATTGCATCGTGTTTCAAGAAAATTTAA